In the genome of Triticum urartu cultivar G1812 chromosome 5, Tu2.1, whole genome shotgun sequence, one region contains:
- the LOC125511232 gene encoding pectin acetylesterase 3-like has product MEEKVGMAKLWALSIVVLVLAAAPGVPAVPITLITSAVDKGAVCMDGTPPAYHMDPGSGAGKKSWIVNLEGGGWCENVTACMYRKGSRLGSSNLMERQLEFRGILSSNPAENPDFYSWNRVMVRYCDGASFAGEGYDAGSRVYFRGQRIFDAVIQHLLSIGMSSADQVLLAGGSAGGLSAILHCDQFGAFFAGRSTTVKCLADAGLFLDAVDVAGGHTLRSYFGGVVATHGVAQTLPRSCTGRLDATSCFFPQNIIGSIKTPTFLLNAAYDTWQIHESLAPDVADHGGAWRACKSSRLACNASQMKVLQAFREQMVGIVQGAFSRSKGNGFFINSCFTHGQSKVPATWNANGSPTIHNKSIAKSVSDWYFGRAEVRAIDCPYPCDHTCHNDI; this is encoded by the exons ATGGAGGAGAAGGTCGGGATGGCCAAGCTTTGGGCGCTTTCCATTGTCGTTTTGGTCCTCGCGGCGGCGCCGGGCGTACCGGCGGTGCCTATCACCCTCATCACATCCGCCGTCGACAAGGGAGCCG TGTGCATGGATGGGACGCCGCCGGCTTACCACATGGATCCGGGGTCCGGTGCAGGGAAGAAGAGCTGGATCGTCAACCTAGAG GGAGGCGGCTGGTGCGAGAACGTGACGGCGTGCATGTACCGCAAGGGGAGCCGCCTCGGGTCCTCGAATCTCATGGAAAGGCAGCTCGAGTTCCGTGGCATCCTGAGCTCCAACCCCGCCGAGAACCCTG ATTTCTACAGCTGGAACCGGGTGATGGTCCGCTACTGCGACGGCGCGTCCTTCGCCGGCGAAGGCTACGACGCGGGCTCGAGGGTCTACTTCCGGGGCCAACGCATATTTGACGCCGTCATCCAGCACCTCCTCTCCATTGGGATGTCCTCCGCGGATCAGGTGCTGCTGGCGGGCGGCTCCGCCGGGGGCCTGTCGGCAATACTGCACTGCGACCAGTTCGGCGCCTTCTTCGCCGGCCGGAGCACCACCGTCAAGTGCCTCGCCGACGCAGGGCTCTTCCTCGACGC CGTCGACGTCGCCGGTGGGCATACCTTGAGATCCTACTTCGGAGGCGTCGTGGCCACGCATGGGGTGGCGCAGACCCTGCCGAGGAGTTGCACCGGTCGTCTCGACGCCACCTCG tgcttcttCCCGCAGAACATAATCGGCAGCATAAAAACCCCGACCTTCCTGCTGAATGCAGCCTACGATACATGGCAG ATCCATGAAAGCCTGGCCCCGGACGTGGCCGACCACGGCGGCGCCTGGCGAGCCTGCAAGTCCAGTCGTTTAGCCTGCAACGCATCCCAGATGAAAGTCTTGCAAG CTTTCAGGGAGCAGATGGTGGGAATTGTGCAAGGCGCCTTCTCCCGCTCCAAGGGCAATGGGTTCTTCATAAACTCGTGCTTCACGCACGGCCAGTCCAAGGTCCCGGCTACTTGGAATGCAAATGGCTCTCCTACCATTCACAATAAG AGTATCGCGAAATCTGTGAGTGACTGGTACTTTGGCCGGGCTGAAGTGAGGGCCATCGATTGCCCCTACCCCTGCGACCACACATGCCACAACGACATATGA
- the LOC125511233 gene encoding calmodulin-binding protein 60 A-like isoform X2 — MSQKRQPEERERPRWGGCGGGPAESGGSSSPADPKRQRVPALREVITEVMRKSSIEKLFSSIEPLIRRVVKEEIELALANHAAMMTSPTYTVPSTSKNLQLQFTTRLSLPIFTGSKVEGEGTLSIALVDTLTREVVVMGTESLLKVEIVVLEGDFEDGEGNDWTAQEFNNNIVKERQGKRPLLSGDVFVGLDKGIGTVGDVAFTDNSSWTRSRKFRLGARTEDGCYNGVRVREAKTESFVVKDHRGELYKKHHPPVLEDEVWRLEKIGKEGAFHKRLNKEKIVTVKDFLTLLHLDAPRLRKILGTGMSTKMWEVTIEHAKTTCILSDKVHIYYLESPSKTAVVFNAVGEVRGLISEKFVSVDDLTEKEKAEANAAVKQAFEDWKNVSTCDNETLLENPSQLLNMRSSSLCENEFFQLPAQVAADDFDLSHLDIPSGDIFSVEPLCALDPCAVGVVESSENRFQPELPPLGGHGQPQESLALDKFSNSLVFEESTSHASFNEEDYYCRPGPDPPVSFDTQDLGAALKGFIATISKPKPYRGWRTLSYVIGWIFYTKRMAAQKRKKPGK; from the exons ATGTCGCAGAAGCGGCAGCCGGAGGAGCGCGAGCGGCCGCGGTGGGGGGGCTGCGGCGGAGGCCCGGCCGAGTCCGGCGGGAGCTCCTCCCCCGCCGACCCCAAGCGGCAGCGGGTCCCCGCCCTCCGCGA GGTCATCACGGAGGTGATGCGGAAGAGCAGCATCGAGAAGCTCTTCTCGTCGATCGAGCCCCTCATCCGGAGAGTG GTTAAAGAAGAAATTGAGTTGGCCCTCGCAAATCATGCCGCTATGATGACAAG TCCCACGTACACTGTTCCATCTACATCGAAAAATCTGCAGCTCCAATTCACGACTAGGCTTTCTCTTCCAATTTTCACTGGCTCCAAGGTTGAAGGCGAGGGTACCTTAAGTATTGCTCTAGTCGACACTTTGACCAGAGAAGTTGTAGTGATGGGTACGGAGTCCCTGTTGAAGGTTGAAATAGTAGTTCTAGAGGGTGACTTTGAGGACGGAGAAGGCAATGACTGGACAGCTCAGGAGTTCAATAATAACATCGTTAAAGAAAGACAAGGTAAACGGCCCTTGCTTTCTGGAGACGTGTTTGTTGGCCTTGATAAAGGCATTGGTACAGTGGGAGATGTAGCATTCACAGATAACTCCAGCTGGACACGCAGCCGAAAGTTCAGGTTAGGTGCAAGAACTGAGGATGGTTGTTATAATGGCGTAAGAGTACGGGAAGCAAAAACTGAATCATTTGTGGTAAAGGATCATCGTGGAGAAT TGTACAAGAAGCATCACCCACCAGTTCTTGAAGATGAGGTTTGGAGACTGGAGAAGATTGGCAAGGAAGGAGCTTTTCACAAGCGTTTGAATAAGGAGAAGATAGTTACAGTCAAAGATTTTCTCACTTTATTGCATCTTGATGCTCCTAGGCTCCGGAAG ATATTGGGCACTGGCATGTCAACTAAGATGTGGGAGGTTACTATTGAGCATGCAAAAACAACATGTATTCTCAGTGACAAGGTGCATATTTACTATCTAGAAAGCCCAAGCAAAACTGCTGTTGTGTTCAATGCTGTAGGGGAAGTGAGAGGGTTAATATCTGAGAAGTTTGTTTCTGTTGATGATCTGACAGAAAAGGAGAAG GCTGAAGCAAATGCAGCTGTTAAACAAGCATTTGAAGACTGGAAGAATGTCTCGACCTGCGACAATGAAACACTTTTGGAGAATCCGTCACAGCTCCTCAATATGAGATCCTCATCTTTGTGTGAAAACGAATTTTTCCAGTTACCTGCACAAGTTGCCGCTGATGATTTTGATTTAAGCCACTTGGACATACCATCAGGCGACATTTTCTCTGTCGAACCATTGTGTGCCTTGGATCCTTGTGCGGTGGGAGTTGTAGAGAGCAGTGAAAATAGATTTCAGCCTGAGCTTCCCCCACTTGGTGGCCATGGACAGCCTCAAGAATCACTCGCTTTAGACAAGTTCTCGAATTCATTGGTTTTTGAGGAGAGCACCAGTCACGCCTCGTTCAACGAAGAGGACTATTATTGCCGTCCAGGTCCAGACCCCCCGGTATCCTTTGACACACAAGATCTTGGGGCTGCGCTGAAGGGCTTCATTGCGACGATATCAAAGCCAAAGCCATATAGAGGATGGAGGACATTGTCCTATGTTATAGGATGGATATTCTACACCAAGAGGATGGCCGCTCAGAAGAGGAAGAAACCCGGGAAATGA
- the LOC125511233 gene encoding calmodulin-binding protein 60 A-like isoform X1, whose translation MSQKRQPEERERPRWGGCGGGPAESGGSSSPADPKRQRVPALREVITEVMRKSSIEKLFSSIEPLIRRVVKEEIELALANHAAMMTRSPTYTVPSTSKNLQLQFTTRLSLPIFTGSKVEGEGTLSIALVDTLTREVVVMGTESLLKVEIVVLEGDFEDGEGNDWTAQEFNNNIVKERQGKRPLLSGDVFVGLDKGIGTVGDVAFTDNSSWTRSRKFRLGARTEDGCYNGVRVREAKTESFVVKDHRGELYKKHHPPVLEDEVWRLEKIGKEGAFHKRLNKEKIVTVKDFLTLLHLDAPRLRKILGTGMSTKMWEVTIEHAKTTCILSDKVHIYYLESPSKTAVVFNAVGEVRGLISEKFVSVDDLTEKEKAEANAAVKQAFEDWKNVSTCDNETLLENPSQLLNMRSSSLCENEFFQLPAQVAADDFDLSHLDIPSGDIFSVEPLCALDPCAVGVVESSENRFQPELPPLGGHGQPQESLALDKFSNSLVFEESTSHASFNEEDYYCRPGPDPPVSFDTQDLGAALKGFIATISKPKPYRGWRTLSYVIGWIFYTKRMAAQKRKKPGK comes from the exons ATGTCGCAGAAGCGGCAGCCGGAGGAGCGCGAGCGGCCGCGGTGGGGGGGCTGCGGCGGAGGCCCGGCCGAGTCCGGCGGGAGCTCCTCCCCCGCCGACCCCAAGCGGCAGCGGGTCCCCGCCCTCCGCGA GGTCATCACGGAGGTGATGCGGAAGAGCAGCATCGAGAAGCTCTTCTCGTCGATCGAGCCCCTCATCCGGAGAGTG GTTAAAGAAGAAATTGAGTTGGCCCTCGCAAATCATGCCGCTATGATGACAAG AAGTCCCACGTACACTGTTCCATCTACATCGAAAAATCTGCAGCTCCAATTCACGACTAGGCTTTCTCTTCCAATTTTCACTGGCTCCAAGGTTGAAGGCGAGGGTACCTTAAGTATTGCTCTAGTCGACACTTTGACCAGAGAAGTTGTAGTGATGGGTACGGAGTCCCTGTTGAAGGTTGAAATAGTAGTTCTAGAGGGTGACTTTGAGGACGGAGAAGGCAATGACTGGACAGCTCAGGAGTTCAATAATAACATCGTTAAAGAAAGACAAGGTAAACGGCCCTTGCTTTCTGGAGACGTGTTTGTTGGCCTTGATAAAGGCATTGGTACAGTGGGAGATGTAGCATTCACAGATAACTCCAGCTGGACACGCAGCCGAAAGTTCAGGTTAGGTGCAAGAACTGAGGATGGTTGTTATAATGGCGTAAGAGTACGGGAAGCAAAAACTGAATCATTTGTGGTAAAGGATCATCGTGGAGAAT TGTACAAGAAGCATCACCCACCAGTTCTTGAAGATGAGGTTTGGAGACTGGAGAAGATTGGCAAGGAAGGAGCTTTTCACAAGCGTTTGAATAAGGAGAAGATAGTTACAGTCAAAGATTTTCTCACTTTATTGCATCTTGATGCTCCTAGGCTCCGGAAG ATATTGGGCACTGGCATGTCAACTAAGATGTGGGAGGTTACTATTGAGCATGCAAAAACAACATGTATTCTCAGTGACAAGGTGCATATTTACTATCTAGAAAGCCCAAGCAAAACTGCTGTTGTGTTCAATGCTGTAGGGGAAGTGAGAGGGTTAATATCTGAGAAGTTTGTTTCTGTTGATGATCTGACAGAAAAGGAGAAG GCTGAAGCAAATGCAGCTGTTAAACAAGCATTTGAAGACTGGAAGAATGTCTCGACCTGCGACAATGAAACACTTTTGGAGAATCCGTCACAGCTCCTCAATATGAGATCCTCATCTTTGTGTGAAAACGAATTTTTCCAGTTACCTGCACAAGTTGCCGCTGATGATTTTGATTTAAGCCACTTGGACATACCATCAGGCGACATTTTCTCTGTCGAACCATTGTGTGCCTTGGATCCTTGTGCGGTGGGAGTTGTAGAGAGCAGTGAAAATAGATTTCAGCCTGAGCTTCCCCCACTTGGTGGCCATGGACAGCCTCAAGAATCACTCGCTTTAGACAAGTTCTCGAATTCATTGGTTTTTGAGGAGAGCACCAGTCACGCCTCGTTCAACGAAGAGGACTATTATTGCCGTCCAGGTCCAGACCCCCCGGTATCCTTTGACACACAAGATCTTGGGGCTGCGCTGAAGGGCTTCATTGCGACGATATCAAAGCCAAAGCCATATAGAGGATGGAGGACATTGTCCTATGTTATAGGATGGATATTCTACACCAAGAGGATGGCCGCTCAGAAGAGGAAGAAACCCGGGAAATGA
- the LOC125511233 gene encoding calmodulin-binding protein 60 D-like isoform X3 — protein sequence MSQKRQPEERERPRWGGCGGGPAESGGSSSPADPKRQRVPALREVITEVMRKSSIEKLFSSIEPLIRRVVKEEIELALANHAAMMTRSPTYTVPSTSKNLQLQFTTRLSLPIFTGSKVEGEGTLSIALVDTLTREVVVMGTESLLKVEIVVLEGDFEDGEGNDWTAQEFNNNIVKERQGKRPLLSGDVFVGLDKGIGTVGDVAFTDNSSWTRSRKFRLGARTEDGCYNGVRVREAKTESFVVKDHRGELYKKHHPPVLEDEVWRLEKIGKEGAFHKRLNKEKIVTVKDFLTLLHLDAPRLRKAEANAAVKQAFEDWKNVSTCDNETLLENPSQLLNMRSSSLCENEFFQLPAQVAADDFDLSHLDIPSGDIFSVEPLCALDPCAVGVVESSENRFQPELPPLGGHGQPQESLALDKFSNSLVFEESTSHASFNEEDYYCRPGPDPPVSFDTQDLGAALKGFIATISKPKPYRGWRTLSYVIGWIFYTKRMAAQKRKKPGK from the exons ATGTCGCAGAAGCGGCAGCCGGAGGAGCGCGAGCGGCCGCGGTGGGGGGGCTGCGGCGGAGGCCCGGCCGAGTCCGGCGGGAGCTCCTCCCCCGCCGACCCCAAGCGGCAGCGGGTCCCCGCCCTCCGCGA GGTCATCACGGAGGTGATGCGGAAGAGCAGCATCGAGAAGCTCTTCTCGTCGATCGAGCCCCTCATCCGGAGAGTG GTTAAAGAAGAAATTGAGTTGGCCCTCGCAAATCATGCCGCTATGATGACAAG AAGTCCCACGTACACTGTTCCATCTACATCGAAAAATCTGCAGCTCCAATTCACGACTAGGCTTTCTCTTCCAATTTTCACTGGCTCCAAGGTTGAAGGCGAGGGTACCTTAAGTATTGCTCTAGTCGACACTTTGACCAGAGAAGTTGTAGTGATGGGTACGGAGTCCCTGTTGAAGGTTGAAATAGTAGTTCTAGAGGGTGACTTTGAGGACGGAGAAGGCAATGACTGGACAGCTCAGGAGTTCAATAATAACATCGTTAAAGAAAGACAAGGTAAACGGCCCTTGCTTTCTGGAGACGTGTTTGTTGGCCTTGATAAAGGCATTGGTACAGTGGGAGATGTAGCATTCACAGATAACTCCAGCTGGACACGCAGCCGAAAGTTCAGGTTAGGTGCAAGAACTGAGGATGGTTGTTATAATGGCGTAAGAGTACGGGAAGCAAAAACTGAATCATTTGTGGTAAAGGATCATCGTGGAGAAT TGTACAAGAAGCATCACCCACCAGTTCTTGAAGATGAGGTTTGGAGACTGGAGAAGATTGGCAAGGAAGGAGCTTTTCACAAGCGTTTGAATAAGGAGAAGATAGTTACAGTCAAAGATTTTCTCACTTTATTGCATCTTGATGCTCCTAGGCTCCGGAAG GCTGAAGCAAATGCAGCTGTTAAACAAGCATTTGAAGACTGGAAGAATGTCTCGACCTGCGACAATGAAACACTTTTGGAGAATCCGTCACAGCTCCTCAATATGAGATCCTCATCTTTGTGTGAAAACGAATTTTTCCAGTTACCTGCACAAGTTGCCGCTGATGATTTTGATTTAAGCCACTTGGACATACCATCAGGCGACATTTTCTCTGTCGAACCATTGTGTGCCTTGGATCCTTGTGCGGTGGGAGTTGTAGAGAGCAGTGAAAATAGATTTCAGCCTGAGCTTCCCCCACTTGGTGGCCATGGACAGCCTCAAGAATCACTCGCTTTAGACAAGTTCTCGAATTCATTGGTTTTTGAGGAGAGCACCAGTCACGCCTCGTTCAACGAAGAGGACTATTATTGCCGTCCAGGTCCAGACCCCCCGGTATCCTTTGACACACAAGATCTTGGGGCTGCGCTGAAGGGCTTCATTGCGACGATATCAAAGCCAAAGCCATATAGAGGATGGAGGACATTGTCCTATGTTATAGGATGGATATTCTACACCAAGAGGATGGCCGCTCAGAAGAGGAAGAAACCCGGGAAATGA
- the LOC125511234 gene encoding mitotic-spindle organizing protein 1B-like, which yields MGMEESAGGAARQAKESLELAFQMSQILDTGLDRHTLSLLMALCDRGANPEALAALVRELSSAAPPSAAATAPASNTTAAPATPSLFPSGFRQL from the coding sequence ATGGGAATGGAGGAGTCGGCGGGGGGTGCCGCGAGGCAGGCCAAGGAGTCGCTGGAGCTGGCGTTCCAGATGTCCCAGATCCTGGACACCGGCCTCGACCGCCACACCCTCTCGCTGCTCATGGCGCTCTGCGACCGCGGCGCCAACCCGGAGGCCCTCGCCGCCCTCGTCCGCGAGCTCTCCTCCGCCGCTCCGCCgtctgccgccgccaccgcacccgCCTCCAACACCACAGCGGCCCCGGCCACCCCCTCGTTGTTCCCCTCCGGCTTTCGCCAGCTCTAG
- the LOC125511236 gene encoding pentatricopeptide repeat-containing protein At1g74850, chloroplastic-like, which translates to MALVSTTTVASSSSYHCDHPLRPAAARSWCRPRSRGGGRLAVLARARGQLTTTPKEEAAPPAGAGERGRYSYEVDSLIDRLSNLAPRGSIARCLETAKHRLTLQDFAAVYREFSRRGDWQRSVRLFKYMQRQSWCRPDEHIHAIVIGVLGRQGPALLDKCLEVFQDLPADARTALSYTSLIAAYARNALHEDARALLDQMKAQGVAPTAATYNTVLAACARAADPPVPFDMLLGLFAEMRHDPSPAVRPDLTTYNTLLAAAAVRSLSDQSEMLLRTMLEAGIMPDTASYRYIVDAFANACDLSRVAELFREMADTGHTPDPSAYLGLMEAHTRIGATAEAVAVLRQMQADGCAPTAATYRVLLDQYGKQGRFDGVRELFREMRTAVPPDTATYNVLFNVFGDGGFFKEVVELFHDMLRTGIEPDMETCEGVLAACGQGGLHEDAREVLDYITKEGMVPTAKAYTGLIEALGHAAMYEEAYVAFNMMTEIGSLPTIETYNSLANVFAKGGLFREAESVFSRMTNSAGIQKSKDSYDALIEAYCQGSQLDDAVKAYMEMRKSRFNPDERSLEGVLNAYCIAGVIDESKEQFEEIRSNMTMPSIIAYCMMLSLYARNDRWADAYDLLEEMKKNRASNTHQVIASMIKGEYDDSSNWQMVEYVLDSSNLEGCDYSLRFFNALLDALWWFGQKARAARVLEHAVSYGLFPELSRDTKLVWSLDVHRMSVGGALVAVSVWLNKLYDRLKREKDLPQLASVVVLRGEMEKSTVTRGLPISKVVYSFLNDTLSASFHYPKWNKGRVICLKSQLKKLQAAIDSSNGAAIPGFVHMTDSRLPSPGSKVYTREPQVENGSAHSTAESLVEEEKESELLAL; encoded by the exons ATGGCGCTCGTCTCCACCACCACCGTCGCCTCCTCCTCGTCCTACCACTGCGACCACCCGCTCCGCCCAGCCGCCGCCAGGAGCTGGTGCCGCCCCAGGAGCCGCGGCGGGGGCAGGCTGGCGGTGCTGGCGCGGGCGCGGGGCCAGCTGACGACCACGCCCAAGGAGGAGGCGGCCCCGCCGGCGGGGGCGGGGGAGCGGGGCAGGTACTCGTACGAGGTGGACTCGCTGATCGACCGGCTGAGCAACCTGGCGCCGCGGGGCTCCATCGCGCGCTGCCTCGAGACGGCCAAGCACCGGCTCACGCTGCAGGACTTCGCGGCGGTGTACCGCGAGTTCTCCCGCCGCGGCGACTGGCAGCGCTCCGTGCGCCTCTTCAAGTACATGCAGCGCCAGTCCTGGTGCCGCCCCGACGAGCACATCCACGCCATCGTCATCGGCGTGCTCGGCCGCCAGGGCCCCGCCCTCCTCGACAAGTGCCTCGAGGTCTTCCAGGACCTCCCCGCCGACGCCCGCACCGCGCTCTCCTACACCTCCCTCATCGCCGCCTACGCCCGCAACGCGCTCCACGAGGACGCCCGCGCCCTGCTCGACCAGATGAAGGCCCAGGGCGTGGCCCCCACCGCCGCCACCTACAACACCGTGCTCGCCGCCTGCGCCCGCGCCGCTGACCCGCCCGTCCCCTTCGACATGCTCCTCGGCCTCTTCGCCGAGATGCGCCACGACCCCTCCCCGGCCGTGCGCCCCGACCTCACCACCTACAACacgctcctcgccgccgccgccgtgcgcTCCCTCAGCGACCAGTCCGAGATGCTGCTGCGCACCATGCTCGAGGCTGGCATTATGCCGGACACCGCGTCCTACCGTTACATTGTGGATGCCTTTGCCAATGCCTGTGACCTCTCCCGTGTCGCCGAGCTGTTCCGTGAGATGGCCGACACAGGGCACACACCGGACCCCTCCGCGTATCTCGGGCTCATGGAGGCTCACACCCGGATTGGTGCCACCGCTGAAGCTGTGGCCGTGCTACGGCAGATGCAGGCTGATGGCTGTGCGCCCACGGCTGCGACATACCGTGTCCTGCTCGATCAGTATGGAAAACAGGGGAGGTTTGATGGCGTGCGTGAGCTCTTCCGTGAGATGAGAACGGCTGTACCTCCAGACACGGCCACCTACAATGTGCTCTTCAATGTATTCGGCGATGGCGGGTTTTTCAAGGAGGTGGTGGAGCTCTTTCACGATATGCTTCGCACAGGGATAGAACCTGACATGGAGACCTGTGAAGGTGTCTTGGCTGCGTGTGGTCAGGGTGGTCTCCATGAGGATGCAAGAGAAGTTCTTGACTACATAACCAAAGAAGGAATGGTGCCTACTGCAAAGGCCTACACTGGCCTAATTGAAGCCCTTGGTCATGCAGCTATGTATGAG GAGGCCTATGTTGCATTCAACATGATGACTGAAATCGGTAGCTTGCCAACCATAGAGACCTATAATTCTCTTGCAAATGTGTTTGCCAAGGGCGGGCTCTTCCGGGAGGCTGAGTCCGTCTTTTCTCGGATGACCAACAGTGCTGGCATTCAGAAAAGCAAAGATTCGTATGATGCCCTCATCGAAGCATACTGCCAGGGTTCACAGTTGGATGATGCAGTGAAGGCATACATGGAGATGCGCAAGTCTAGGTTTAACCCTGATGAACGCTCCCTTGAGGGAGTACTCAATGCCTACTGCATAGCGGGTGTTATAGATGAGAGCAAAGAGCAGTTTGAAGAGATCAGATCCAACATGACTATGCCTAGCATTATTGCTTATTGCATGATGTTGTCACTATATGCAAGGAACGACAG GTGGGCTGATGCTTATGATTTGCTGGAAGAAATGAAAAAAAACCGTGCTAGTAATACACATCAAGTGATTGCTTCTATGATAAAAGGGGAGTATGATGATAGCTCTAATTGGCAAATGGTTGAATACGTCCTTGACAGCAGTAACTTGGAAGGATGTGACTACAGTTTACGATTTTTTAATGCTCTCCTTGATGCGCTTTGGTGGTTCGGCCAAAAAGCTCGGGCTGCAAGGGTTCTAGAGCATGCAGTAAGTTATGGGCTCTTCCCTGAATTATCCCGTGACACCAAGCTGGTCTGGTCTCTAGATGTACATAG GATGTCAGTTGGTGGGGCATTAGTGGCTGTGTCAGTATGGCTCAATAAACTTTATGACAGACTAAAAAGAGAGAAAGACCTTCCCCAACTGGCCTCTGTTGTTGTATT GAGGGGGGAAATGGAGAAAAGCACGGTCACAAGAGGACTGCCGATCTCAAAAGTTGTGTACTCCTTTCTCAACGACACGCTGTCTGCATCGTTCCATTACCCAAAATGGAACAAGGGGCGAGTCATATGCCTGAAGTCCCAGCTGAAAAAGCTGCAGGCGGCCATAGATTCCTCGAACGGAGCGGCCATCCCCGGCTTTGTCCACATGACTGACTCCCGCCTGCCGTCGCCTGGCTCGAAGGTATACACCCGGGAGCCCCAGGTTGAGAACGGCTCGGCCCATTCCACCGCTGAATCGTTGGTAGAAGAAGAAAAGGAGTCGGAACTCCTCGCGCTGTGA
- the LOC125511237 gene encoding methyltransferase N6AMT1-like, giving the protein MSAGDGAAVSAVEGKLAELSASCDLRTLPKRGKSASARTLNTAQIQLVAGHPEVYEPCDDSFALVDALLSDKAQLLTLQPSLCMEVGCGSGYVITSLAIMLRQLGSGTQYLATDINQHAVETTQATLEAHGVHADVIATDIVSGLEKRLAGMVDVVVVNPPYVPTPEEEIGMKGIASSWAGGLNGRQVIDRILPAVRELLSEKGCLYMIALEDNDPLGICHLMNEKGFASRVLLKRCTDEESLYVLKFWQDAAAGANASQSGRSPRAESWLSQLPFKSFWHKNAGSS; this is encoded by the exons ATGTCGGCGGGCGACGGCGCGGCGGTGTCGGCCGTGGAGGGGAAGCTCGCGGAGCTCTCCGCCAGCTGCGACCTCAGGACCCTCCCCAAGAGGGGCAAG TCTGCATCAGCAAGGACATTGAACACTGCCCAGATTCAGCTTGTCGCAGGCCATCCGGAAGTTTATGAACCATGTGATGATTCCTTTGCCCTTGTTGATGCGCTGCTCTCTGACAAAGCTCAACTTCTGACGCTACAGCCGAGTTTATGCATGGAAGTAGgatgtggcagtggctatgtcatcACTTCTCTAGCCATCATGCTCAGGCAATTAGGCTCTGGAACCCAGTACCTAGCAACAGACATCAACCAACATGCCGTGGAGACAACTCAAGCAACACTTGAAGCCCATGGTGTTCATGCAGATGTTATTGCTACTGATATCGTGTCAGGACTTGAGAAACGTCTGGCTGGCATGGTTGATGTGGTTGTTGTGAACCCTCCTTATGTGCCAACACCAGAGGAAGAAATCGGGATGAAGGGCATTGCTTCATCTTGGGCTGGAGGGTTGAATGGGCGCCAAGTGATCGATCGGATTCTCCCTGCGGTGCGTGAGCTGCTGTCAGAAAAAGGGTGTCTCTACATGATTGCCCTTGAAGATAATGATCCTTTGGGCATAtgccatttgatgaacgagaagggGTTCGCGTCACGTGTTCTGTTGAAGAGGTGTACTGACGAGGAGAGCCTTTATGTTCTTAAGTTCTGGCAAGATGCTGCTGCTGGCGCAAATGCTTCTCAGTCCGGTAGATCTCCACGTGCCGAGTCGTGGCTTTCACAGTTGCCTTTCAAATCCTTTTGGCATAAGAACGCTGGCAGTTCTTGA
- the LOC125506300 gene encoding uncharacterized protein LOC125506300, with translation MAGQEGKVLDAPTSPPPTETMAGQDAPKSPAPAGGDTGRDHLKLPLATDQDPDATVPQVGSGDEEQETLVRGKKKNVDDPSGSDASGSTKKHRAADLSHAATVEGAGTSTGLAPSPPRSFLPTPSFLTSRFLQQQASDRHHAGRPEVPRRRPGQQYSLDP, from the exons ATGGCGGGCCAGGAGGGGAAGGTTCTTGACGCACCAACGTCGCCGCCGCCCACGGAGACCATGGCGGGCCAAGACGCACCAAAGTCGCCGGCGCCGGCCGGGGGTGACACCGGCCGTGACCACCTCAAGCTTCCGTTGGCCACCGACCAGGATCCGGACGCCACGGTTCCTCAGG tCGGGTCTGGGGATGAGGAGCAGGAGACGCTTGTCCGTGGGAAAAAGAAGAACGTGGACGATCCATCCGGATCAGATGCTTCGGGATCCA CCAAGAAACACCGCGCCGCAGATCTGTCGCATGCCGCCACCGTTGAAGGCGCGGGAACATCGACTGGACTCGCCCCCAGCCCCCCACGCTCTTTCCTGCCTACGCCTTCCTTTCTCACGAGCCGTTTTCTGCAGCAGCAGGCGTCCGACCGCCACCACGCCGGCCGCCCGGAGGTACCACGGCGCCGGCCGGGGCAACAATATTCTTTGGACCCATGA